Proteins co-encoded in one Dreissena polymorpha isolate Duluth1 chromosome 12, UMN_Dpol_1.0, whole genome shotgun sequence genomic window:
- the LOC127852945 gene encoding uncharacterized protein LOC127852945, translated as MDLKPSQIFYSQDSINNVFDKRSSHNGTRIGDTLDDVCEGRCQVSSIPKITVVNRDGKWVTADNRRLWVFRELERLGKCDTIPVRISSYIHEAKLTSYNGGTSVHVRGPAGGYWHNKPTPYKPKVQSKLRISNKAAVYQSKYKVKDSSESPTLFSYQAPKSKPQSSIPAHMTTAIKTNVAMTVQTSPEHSPQLTIRSTSDSLPSNPLSSGLQATYKDPVIISPISSSSSKYPCFFDIGTANDDYSQRHTHSSQSQYRDQRSCSTQGGNSGSQYGDQSNYSKNSELSVSQDRVPQCNYSTQCESPGSQNCDQLSNYAKQGSPSSSTVSRSDSLVDHSSVRATEHASNASEPRYVMPSYREGSRPNNGDSNKSCCGCTIL; from the exons aTGGATCTTAAaccatcacaaatattttattcgcAAGATTCTATCAATAATGTCTTTGATAAGCGGTCATCACACAATGGAACTAGAATTGGTGATACATTGGATGACGTCTGTGAAGGAAG ATGTCAAGTGTCTTCAATTCCGAAGATAACGGTGGTGAACCGCGATGGAAAATGGGTTACCGCAGACAATCGACGCTTATGGGTTTTTCGTGAGCTGGAACGGCTCGGAAAATGCGACACAATTCCGGTACGAATATCCTCATATATACACGAGGCAAAGCTGACATCATATAACGGTGGTACGTCCGTTCACGTTCGTGGACCTGCAGGAGGGTATTGGCATAACAAACCAACACCATATAAGCCAAAGGTTCAATCGAAATTGCGAATATCCAATAAAGCAGCTGTGTATCAGTCGAAATACAAAGTAAAAGATTCAAGCGAAAGTCCAACTCTGTTCTCGTACCAGGCACCAAAATCGAAACCACAATCGTCTATACCAGCACACATGACCACTGCAATAAAAACCAACGTTGCGATGACTGTTCAAACCAGCCCTGAACATTCACCTCAACTTACGATACGTTCGACTTCAGATAGTTTACCATCCAACCCTTTAAGTAGTGGTTTGCAAGCGACCTACAAAGACCCGGTCATTATAAGTCCGATAAGCTCTTCGTCATCCAAATATCCGTGCTTTTTTGACATCGGTACGGCAAATGATGATTATAGTCAGCGACATACCCACTCTTCACAATCACAATACCGTGATCAGAGAAGCTGTTCGACGCAAGGAGGTAATTCAGGGTCGCAGTACGGGGATCAGAGCAATTATTCAAAGAATAGTGAACTTTCCGTCTCGCAAGACCGTGTTCCGCAATGCAATTATTCAACGCAATGCGAAAGTCCAGGATCTCAAAACTGCGATCAGTTGAGCAATTATGCAAAGCAAGGAAGTCCATCAAGCTCCACTGTCTCTAGGTCTGACTCTTTAGTTGATCACAGCTCCGTTCGTGCTACAGAACATGCATCGAATGCATCAGAACCACGCTATGTCATGCCATCATACCGAGAAGGCAGCAGGCCAAACAATGGCGATTCGAACAAGTCTTGCTGTGGATGTACAATTCTATAA